GTAAACGTTGATTTGAATAGAGCTAAGAGATCACCAACAGTGGTTCCTGCTTTAGCTGAAACTGCAGTATCTATAGCGATTGCAGCCACGGTTGTTGGTACCGCAGCCACTATCCTTGCTCGGAGAAGTTCCAAAGCCGCCGAAGAAGCCGAGGTAGTTTGTTTATAGATGATCCTTGAACATAATATCTTGAGGATCCTTATTGTTTGGTTTATCTCTGTTAAATGAATTTGCAGGCTACTATGAAAGAATGTGAAGCTTGTCTCGGTTCAGGAATCTGTCCTGAATGCAAAGGTGAAGGATTTGTACTAAAGAAACTATCAGATGCAACTGCTGAGAAAGCTAGACTCACGGCAACTAATATG
The Camelina sativa cultivar DH55 chromosome 6, Cs, whole genome shotgun sequence genome window above contains:
- the LOC104790756 gene encoding uncharacterized protein LOC104790756, with translation MELSLKFQSFSFPSSFSSVKDVRFVNVDLNRAKRSPTVVPALAETAVSIAIAATVVGTAATILARRSSKAAEEAEATMKECEACLGSGICPECKGEGFVLKKLSDATAEKARLTATNMATRYTAGLPKKWSYCTKCSSTRSCLVCGGSGKMSI